In a single window of the Pseudomonadota bacterium genome:
- a CDS encoding peptide deformylase produces the protein MIRSVLSAPDPRLRDTSSPVTSIDKEIKTLIQDMLDTMYNFQGCGLAAPQIGIHKRVVVMDLESGEDNLPKDPRAFINPEILKASPEMVRFRDGCLSVPGEIYEYVERPQEILFRYQDENGKSHEVHAQGLLAKCIHHEVDHLNGILFIDYLSRVKREQVNNRLKKYHSSVRW, from the coding sequence ATGATTCGATCTGTTTTAAGCGCCCCTGACCCGCGTCTTAGGGATACCTCTTCACCTGTAACCAGCATTGACAAAGAAATTAAGACGCTCATTCAGGATATGCTTGATACAATGTATAATTTTCAAGGATGTGGGCTTGCTGCACCTCAAATTGGGATTCACAAACGTGTCGTGGTGATGGATTTAGAGTCAGGAGAAGATAATCTTCCGAAAGATCCGCGCGCCTTTATTAACCCTGAAATCTTAAAAGCGTCTCCCGAAATGGTCCGGTTTCGAGATGGATGCCTTTCTGTTCCAGGTGAAATTTATGAATATGTAGAAAGACCTCAAGAAATTTTGTTTCGGTATCAAGATGAAAACGGTAAATCCCATGAAGTTCATGCGCAAGGACTTCTTGCAAAATGTATTCATCATGAAGTTGATCATTTAAATGGTATTCTTTTTATAGATTATCTTTCAAGAGTCAAACGTGAACAAGTTAATAACCGCCTTAAAAAATATCATTCTTCAGTTCGATGGTAG